One region of Ardenticatena maritima genomic DNA includes:
- the xseB gene encoding exodeoxyribonuclease VII small subunit, whose product MTETPRTFEEAFAALQEVLALLEAGTPTLDETVALYEKGVQLAHLCEKFLQEAELRIRTLDPQNETLSSLEEGE is encoded by the coding sequence ATGACGGAGACGCCGCGCACCTTTGAAGAAGCCTTTGCCGCGCTTCAAGAAGTGCTGGCACTGCTCGAAGCCGGCACGCCCACACTTGACGAAACAGTGGCCTTGTACGAAAAAGGCGTTCAACTGGCTCACCTTTGCGAGAAATTCTTGCAAGAAGCCGAACTGCGCATTCGCACACTCGACCCACAAAATGAAACACTTTCATCTTTGGAAGAAGGTGAATAG
- a CDS encoding peptidoglycan DD-metalloendopeptidase family protein produces the protein MDEHTDEYAIEKRRSSTDETSIEAVDALLTVPRLAQWERRIRVLARWGRQKLHDEPLLGRLTSHATVLSIIALILIFSQWSMVVPTFAMPTIFAEEERPTALGYRPLPQAVTLTEPPAFSFTWGPIREENSPEEKPAIERTEPVVYIVRAGDTPISIAERFGLSPETIVWANTELEENPALLRIGQQLIIPPVDGVLHTVKAGDTLESIARKYEVSVDDIINWEPNHLTRDSQLVVGQQIMVPGGVKPFTRPRVALTGQMVAPPSNFTGATGRFIWPATGVITQYSWSGHVALDIANLTGTPIYAADAGVVIYVGWDNTGYGNMILIDHGNGFRTRYAHLSAFNVSAGQQVSKGALIGRMGSTGRSTGPHLHFEIIYNGVRQNPLAYLP, from the coding sequence ATGGACGAACATACCGACGAATACGCAATCGAGAAACGTCGCTCTTCAACAGACGAGACATCTATTGAAGCCGTTGACGCTCTGCTGACCGTTCCCCGCCTGGCGCAGTGGGAACGCCGTATCCGCGTCCTGGCACGGTGGGGGCGTCAAAAATTGCACGACGAACCCCTCCTGGGACGCCTGACCAGCCATGCGACCGTCCTGAGCATCATCGCGCTTATCCTCATCTTTAGCCAGTGGAGCATGGTGGTGCCCACATTTGCCATGCCGACGATTTTCGCCGAAGAAGAGCGCCCAACCGCGCTCGGCTATCGCCCGCTTCCCCAAGCCGTCACCCTGACAGAACCCCCCGCTTTCTCGTTCACATGGGGGCCTATTCGCGAAGAAAACTCGCCAGAAGAAAAACCGGCGATTGAACGCACCGAGCCGGTGGTGTACATCGTGCGTGCGGGGGATACGCCCATCAGCATTGCTGAACGTTTCGGGCTTTCACCGGAAACCATCGTTTGGGCGAACACCGAATTGGAAGAAAATCCCGCCCTGTTGCGGATTGGGCAACAACTCATTATCCCACCTGTTGATGGCGTGCTCCATACCGTCAAAGCCGGTGATACACTTGAAAGCATCGCTCGCAAGTATGAAGTATCGGTTGATGACATCATCAATTGGGAGCCCAACCACCTGACGCGCGACTCCCAACTCGTTGTCGGGCAACAAATCATGGTGCCGGGTGGGGTCAAACCCTTCACACGTCCACGGGTGGCTTTGACCGGGCAAATGGTCGCCCCGCCGTCGAACTTTACCGGCGCAACGGGGCGCTTCATCTGGCCAGCGACCGGGGTGATTACACAATACTCGTGGAGTGGGCACGTTGCGCTTGATATCGCAAACCTCACCGGGACACCGATTTATGCAGCAGACGCAGGTGTTGTCATCTACGTGGGATGGGACAACACGGGGTATGGCAACATGATTCTGATTGACCACGGTAACGGTTTCCGCACGCGCTACGCCCACCTGAGCGCCTTCAATGTTTCAGCAGGGCAGCAGGTAAGCAAAGGGGCACTGATTGGGCGTATGGGAAGCACCGGGCGAAGCACAGGCCCCCACCTGCACTTTGAAATCATCTACAATGGTGTGCGTCAAAACCCCTTGGCCTATTTGCCCTAA
- a CDS encoding SPFH domain-containing protein gives MLFIFATAMLLLVGMIIFAILKARIYRPPQGFHAVITRFGYIRRFVYDGHFTILQPGEKIERLVKNAYRPVRFDVRLFDRLYIPITLSLRVTYRLNLERLTPNLLRLPFDAQNALFTEYARDAVILAATELTIHDWYTKEGVMRFKQRITQILQATTAPFGFEVGDNAVLILDYRLDEAVVGASVRRLVAPWQADALRQQVQSLIEVVPHGQESSPVWTTAMLLLSALEQGIVPGHERHS, from the coding sequence ATGTTATTCATCTTTGCCACCGCCATGTTGTTGCTGGTGGGGATGATCATCTTCGCTATTTTGAAGGCGCGTATCTATCGCCCACCGCAAGGATTCCATGCCGTGATTACCCGTTTTGGGTATATTCGGCGCTTTGTGTACGATGGACACTTCACGATACTGCAGCCGGGTGAGAAAATTGAGCGGTTGGTGAAAAACGCCTATCGCCCGGTGCGCTTCGATGTCAGGTTGTTTGATCGCCTCTACATTCCCATCACGTTGAGCCTGCGTGTGACGTATCGCCTCAATCTCGAACGTCTTACCCCCAATTTGTTGCGCTTGCCCTTCGACGCGCAAAACGCACTCTTCACCGAGTACGCCCGTGATGCTGTGATTCTGGCGGCGACGGAGTTGACGATACACGACTGGTACACCAAAGAAGGGGTGATGCGCTTCAAGCAGCGTATCACGCAGATTTTGCAAGCCACAACAGCGCCATTCGGGTTTGAAGTGGGCGACAACGCGGTGTTGATTCTGGACTATCGCTTGGATGAGGCAGTGGTGGGGGCGTCTGTGCGTCGCTTGGTGGCGCCGTGGCAGGCGGATGCCCTGCGTCAGCAAGTGCAGTCATTGATTGAAGTGGTACCTCATGGGCAAGAATCGTCGCCGGTGTGGACAACCGCCATGCTGCTGCTTTCGGCGCTTGAGCAGGGTATCGTGCCGGGGCATGAGCGGCATTCGTGA
- a CDS encoding divergent PAP2 family protein, giving the protein MRALLQNDVLLAALFGWLMAQILKVFTHRAIAGRWDLGVAWSTGGMPSTHSAIVAGLATSVALQHGLADTRFAITVVFAGIVMYDAAGIRRAAGLHARILNQILAELFEGHPLSQAQLRELLGHTPLQVLVGAIVGIASAWVYWLWLR; this is encoded by the coding sequence ATGCGAGCACTCTTGCAAAACGATGTGTTGCTAGCCGCCCTTTTTGGTTGGCTGATGGCGCAAATTCTCAAAGTGTTCACCCACCGCGCCATTGCCGGGCGTTGGGATTTGGGCGTGGCGTGGAGTACGGGGGGCATGCCCAGCACACACAGCGCCATCGTCGCCGGCCTGGCGACGAGTGTCGCCTTGCAACACGGGCTCGCTGATACCCGTTTCGCCATTACCGTTGTGTTTGCCGGCATCGTCATGTACGACGCCGCCGGCATCCGCCGTGCGGCTGGGCTTCACGCCCGCATTCTCAACCAGATTCTCGCCGAACTGTTTGAGGGGCATCCGCTCAGCCAGGCGCAATTGCGTGAACTGTTGGGGCACACGCCGCTTCAGGTGCTGGTCGGCGCGATTGTGGGTATTGCCAGCGCATGGGTGTATTGGCTTTGGCTGCGCTAA
- the rlmB gene encoding 23S rRNA (guanosine(2251)-2'-O)-methyltransferase RlmB, which translates to MSDIVYGRHPVRELLRSEAEVETLWVLDTPKTRTHLRDLLALAEQRGIPVRFVPRQRLDKLAQGNHQGVVARVAPFRYATVEDILARAAERHEPPFVVLLDHLEDVHNVGAIIRTAEAAGVHGILLPERRAAGITSTVYKTSAGAVQYLPIARVGNLYDAMQALKEAGLWWVGLDMDAPQTHTEAVLTGPLGVVIGAEGRGLSRRVREACDFLVRIPMRGRIQSLNASVAAGIVIYEVVRQRLAAT; encoded by the coding sequence ATGAGCGACATTGTCTATGGTCGCCACCCTGTGCGCGAATTGTTGCGCAGTGAGGCGGAAGTAGAGACGTTGTGGGTGCTCGACACGCCTAAAACACGCACCCACTTGCGCGACCTGCTTGCGCTGGCTGAACAGCGCGGTATTCCCGTGCGTTTCGTGCCGCGTCAGCGGCTTGATAAACTCGCGCAGGGGAACCATCAGGGCGTGGTGGCGCGTGTAGCGCCGTTTCGCTACGCCACGGTGGAAGACATTCTGGCGCGCGCCGCTGAACGCCATGAGCCGCCGTTTGTCGTGCTGCTCGACCATTTGGAAGATGTGCACAACGTCGGCGCCATCATTCGCACAGCCGAAGCCGCCGGCGTTCACGGCATTCTGCTGCCCGAACGGCGCGCCGCCGGTATCACGTCCACGGTGTACAAAACGTCAGCTGGCGCAGTCCAGTACTTGCCTATCGCTCGTGTGGGGAACCTGTACGATGCGATGCAAGCGCTCAAAGAAGCAGGGCTCTGGTGGGTTGGGCTTGATATGGACGCGCCGCAAACGCACACCGAAGCGGTCTTGACGGGACCGCTTGGGGTGGTGATTGGCGCAGAAGGGCGTGGGCTGAGCCGCCGTGTGCGCGAGGCGTGCGATTTTCTGGTGCGTATTCCCATGCGGGGGCGTATTCAATCGCTCAATGCGAGTGTGGCGGCGGGGATTGTCATCTACGAGGTGGTGCGCCAGCGGCTGGCGGCAACATAA
- a CDS encoding PaaI family thioesterase, producing MREEVLAFIQQVNVETITPEEWLAAMNKTREFTAIGPLGATFEAVSDDEIVMQMPITDNARQPVGLLHGGVSLLLAETAASAHAFWRTDLRERVPVGIEINGSHLRSASEGTVRVVGRVLRRSRSFIVHEVEIWHVESEKLLSVCRVTNYYKPAT from the coding sequence ATGCGTGAAGAGGTGTTGGCGTTTATTCAACAGGTGAATGTCGAGACTATCACGCCGGAAGAGTGGTTGGCGGCGATGAACAAGACGCGCGAATTTACAGCCATTGGTCCGCTGGGGGCGACCTTTGAGGCGGTGAGCGACGACGAGATTGTCATGCAAATGCCGATTACGGACAATGCGCGCCAGCCGGTGGGGTTGTTGCATGGCGGCGTGAGTTTGTTGCTGGCGGAGACAGCCGCGAGCGCACACGCCTTTTGGCGCACGGATTTGCGCGAGCGCGTGCCTGTGGGCATTGAGATCAACGGCTCGCATTTGCGTTCGGCGAGTGAGGGAACGGTGCGTGTAGTGGGGCGGGTGTTGCGGCGTTCGCGTTCGTTTATTGTGCATGAAGTGGAGATTTGGCATGTTGAAAGTGAAAAGTTGCTCTCGGTCTGCCGCGTGACGAATTATTACAAGCCGGCAACGTGA
- the rho gene encoding transcription termination factor Rho — MTLSELRELAREVGLSGFSRLKKDELIFRLLQAKAEAKGYMLGGGILEITSDGIGFLRSERMKPGPKDVYVSQSQIRRFGLRTGDMVTGQVRPPKETEKYYGLLRVEAVNGLDPEAAKRRPHFDRLTPIFPNEQIKLETKPHILSTRVLDLIAPIGRGQRGLIVSPPKAGKTTLLKDIANGMAANYNDLHLMVVLIGERPEEVTDMDRSVEAEVVASTFDDPVEDHVRVAEMALERAKRLVEGGRDVVILLDSITRLTRAYNLVVPPSGRTLSGGIDPAALYPPKRFFGAARNIEEGGSLTIIATALVDTGSRMDDVIYEEFKGTGNMEVHLNRRLAERRIFPAIDIERSGTRREELLLDQDTLQRVWLVRRMVSTLGNLEGVEALLDRMRKTRSNEQFLATLHLDI; from the coding sequence ATGACGCTCTCCGAATTGCGCGAGTTAGCGCGTGAAGTGGGGTTGAGCGGTTTCAGTCGGCTGAAAAAAGATGAGTTGATTTTCCGCCTCCTGCAAGCCAAAGCCGAAGCCAAAGGCTACATGCTCGGCGGGGGGATTCTCGAAATCACGTCAGACGGGATCGGTTTCTTGCGAAGCGAACGCATGAAACCAGGCCCCAAGGATGTGTATGTCTCACAAAGCCAGATTCGGCGTTTTGGCTTGCGCACCGGCGACATGGTGACCGGCCAAGTCCGCCCGCCCAAAGAGACAGAGAAGTACTACGGGCTGCTGCGCGTCGAAGCGGTCAACGGGCTAGACCCCGAAGCCGCCAAGCGCCGCCCTCACTTCGACCGGCTGACGCCAATCTTCCCCAATGAGCAAATCAAACTCGAAACCAAGCCGCATATCCTCTCCACCCGCGTGCTTGACCTTATCGCGCCCATTGGCCGTGGGCAACGTGGGTTGATTGTTTCGCCCCCCAAAGCGGGGAAGACGACGCTGCTCAAAGATATCGCCAACGGCATGGCCGCGAACTACAACGACCTGCATCTCATGGTGGTGCTCATCGGTGAACGCCCCGAAGAAGTCACCGATATGGACCGCTCTGTGGAAGCCGAAGTGGTTGCCAGCACCTTCGACGACCCCGTGGAAGACCATGTGCGCGTCGCCGAAATGGCGTTGGAACGCGCCAAGCGTCTTGTAGAAGGCGGCCGCGATGTGGTCATCCTGCTGGACTCGATTACACGCCTGACCCGCGCCTACAACCTCGTCGTCCCACCCAGTGGGCGCACGCTTTCCGGTGGTATTGATCCGGCGGCGCTCTATCCGCCCAAGCGCTTCTTTGGCGCCGCACGCAACATTGAAGAAGGCGGCAGCCTCACGATTATCGCTACCGCCCTGGTGGACACGGGAAGCCGCATGGACGATGTCATTTACGAAGAATTCAAAGGCACCGGCAACATGGAAGTCCATCTCAACCGCCGCCTCGCCGAACGCCGCATCTTCCCAGCCATTGATATCGAACGTTCGGGCACCCGCCGCGAAGAATTGCTCCTCGACCAGGATACGCTTCAACGCGTCTGGCTGGTGCGCCGTATGGTCTCTACCTTGGGCAACCTGGAAGGCGTCGAGGCGTTGCTTGACCGTATGCGCAAAACGCGCAGCAACGAACAATTCCTGGCAACCCTGCATCTTGACATCTAA
- a CDS encoding cytidylate kinase-like family protein: protein MSVITISREWGSLGSHIGQRLAAALGWRYVDRERIYRAARASNVPQSALDELAADTRRPFVEKLLALLHLDPAVPPSSDPVESPPPIGGLFAPLMAPLAPTVEEYVRLIGEVIRAIADEGHVVIVGRGAQIVLAGRDDAFHVRVTAPFPLRVERVRKQLGQPRAVVAKQVRASDEARAEYLRRFYHADWQDPLLYDMVLNTESITIATAVRLIALGWHETVNKQSRQTQG, encoded by the coding sequence ATGAGCGTGATTACGATTTCGCGCGAATGGGGCAGCCTGGGGAGCCATATCGGGCAGCGCCTGGCGGCCGCGCTGGGGTGGCGGTATGTGGATCGCGAGCGTATCTACCGCGCTGCACGCGCCAGCAATGTGCCCCAGAGTGCACTTGATGAGTTGGCGGCAGATACACGCCGCCCCTTCGTGGAAAAATTGCTTGCCTTGCTCCACCTTGACCCTGCTGTGCCGCCCTCATCCGACCCTGTGGAATCGCCGCCGCCGATTGGCGGTTTGTTTGCGCCACTGATGGCGCCGCTTGCCCCTACCGTCGAAGAATATGTGCGCCTCATTGGCGAGGTCATTCGTGCGATTGCTGATGAAGGGCATGTGGTGATTGTGGGACGAGGCGCGCAAATTGTGCTGGCGGGGCGTGATGATGCGTTTCATGTGCGTGTCACTGCACCGTTTCCGCTGCGTGTCGAGCGGGTGCGCAAGCAGTTGGGGCAGCCGCGGGCTGTGGTTGCCAAGCAAGTGCGCGCCAGCGATGAAGCACGCGCCGAATATCTGCGCCGGTTTTATCATGCCGATTGGCAAGACCCTTTGTTGTATGATATGGTGCTCAATACAGAATCGATTACAATAGCCACCGCCGTGCGCCTCATTGCGCTCGGCTGGCATGAGACTGTCAACAAACAATCGCGCCAAACGCAGGGATGA
- the cysS gene encoding cysteine--tRNA ligase — protein MTESKPQLVVYNTLTREKEPFEPFEPPYVRMYVCGPTVYDSAHIGHGMSYIVFDMIRRYLEYRGYRVRHVQNFTDVEDKIIKRSAELGISWQELTNRYIEEFLQQMDALNVKRAHVYPYASREIAEIIELIEGLIEKGYAYVVDGDVYFRVAKDDDYGKLSGRRLEDLKAGARVEVDERKENPLDFALWKAAKPGEPSWESPWGPGRPGWHIECSAMSLHYLGEQIDIHGGGADLIFPHHENEIAQSECYTGKTPFVKYWLHNGLLQLGGEKMSKSLGNLITLNEILERYDPNAFRLFVLSSHYRRPVTYTDESFAAAQRGLERFYAALEHPPANTLPGANDAALAAKARETHAAFDAAMSDDFNTAQALGALFDLARAINAARDAREIGPGFTEAQATLRELLEVLGFRLTEETRRGGAAATDVAPLVELLIEVRSELRKKREWALADLIRDRLAEQGIALEDTPEGTKWRAKS, from the coding sequence ATGACTGAATCCAAACCGCAACTCGTTGTGTATAACACCCTTACTCGTGAAAAAGAACCTTTTGAGCCTTTTGAACCGCCCTATGTGCGCATGTATGTCTGTGGTCCCACGGTGTATGATAGCGCGCATATCGGGCATGGCATGAGTTATATCGTCTTCGACATGATTCGCCGCTACCTGGAATATCGCGGTTATCGTGTGCGCCACGTGCAGAACTTCACCGATGTGGAAGATAAAATCATCAAGCGCTCCGCCGAACTCGGCATTTCATGGCAGGAACTGACCAACCGCTACATTGAGGAATTCCTGCAACAAATGGATGCGCTCAATGTAAAGCGGGCGCATGTCTATCCCTACGCCAGCCGCGAGATTGCCGAGATTATCGAACTCATCGAAGGGCTGATCGAGAAAGGTTACGCCTACGTCGTGGATGGCGATGTCTATTTCCGTGTCGCCAAAGATGACGATTACGGCAAGTTGAGCGGTCGCCGCCTGGAAGATTTGAAGGCGGGCGCACGTGTGGAAGTGGACGAACGCAAGGAAAACCCGCTCGACTTTGCCTTGTGGAAAGCCGCTAAGCCGGGCGAGCCGTCTTGGGAAAGCCCGTGGGGACCGGGGCGTCCCGGATGGCACATTGAATGCTCGGCGATGAGCCTGCACTACCTGGGTGAGCAAATTGATATTCACGGTGGCGGGGCAGACCTTATTTTCCCCCACCATGAAAACGAAATCGCGCAAAGTGAATGCTACACGGGGAAAACGCCCTTCGTGAAGTATTGGTTGCACAACGGCTTGTTGCAGTTGGGCGGCGAGAAGATGAGCAAGAGCCTGGGCAACCTGATTACCTTGAATGAAATTTTGGAGCGCTATGACCCGAATGCGTTCCGCCTGTTTGTGTTGTCCAGCCACTACCGCCGCCCTGTGACCTATACCGATGAAAGTTTTGCCGCGGCACAGCGTGGGCTGGAACGCTTCTACGCCGCGTTGGAACACCCGCCCGCCAACACGTTGCCGGGCGCGAACGATGCCGCCCTGGCGGCGAAAGCCCGCGAAACCCATGCCGCGTTTGACGCCGCAATGAGCGATGACTTCAACACGGCGCAGGCGCTGGGGGCGCTGTTCGACCTTGCGCGCGCCATCAACGCCGCCCGCGACGCCCGCGAGATTGGCCCCGGCTTTACCGAAGCCCAGGCGACATTGCGCGAATTGCTGGAAGTGCTGGGCTTCCGCCTGACGGAGGAAACGCGGCGTGGCGGTGCGGCGGCAACTGACGTTGCGCCGCTGGTGGAACTGCTGATTGAGGTGCGCAGTGAATTGCGCAAGAAGCGCGAATGGGCGCTCGCCGACCTGATTCGCGACCGCTTGGCGGAGCAAGGCATTGCGCTGGAAGATACGCCCGAAGGGACGAAGTGGCGCGCCAAGTCGTAA
- a CDS encoding PIN/TRAM domain-containing protein, which yields MSIEFYIRLVGALVSAVLGLIVALNLSRIGQSEDVRAVLVFTLVGFGLGLLVTPYFTTRPFRWLRAKIKQVPASYFLYGTIGLVVGLIIAALLSLPLSLLPPPLGNFLPVVVAVLFGYVGVAVMIMRERDLAATVRTRFLGDRGKRYVLLDTSVIIDGRIADITRTGFIDATLLVPRFVLNELQHIADSPDPLRRKRGRRGLEMLNKMMQESSVPIEITDEDVPDLTEVDSKLVALAQRLGAAIITNDYNLNRVAAVQGVRVLNINELANALRPVVIPGETITVTLIQEGKEPGQGVGYLDDGTMVVVENGRDFIGQTVDVVVTRMLQTVAGRMIFAQVPEPHTQPNP from the coding sequence ATGAGTATCGAATTTTACATACGCCTGGTAGGCGCTCTGGTCAGCGCTGTTCTGGGGCTGATTGTTGCGCTCAATCTGTCGCGGATTGGGCAGTCGGAAGATGTGCGGGCGGTGCTTGTCTTCACGTTGGTGGGGTTTGGGCTGGGCTTGCTTGTGACCCCCTATTTCACCACCCGCCCCTTTCGGTGGTTGCGTGCGAAAATCAAACAAGTGCCCGCCTCGTACTTTCTTTATGGCACCATTGGTCTTGTTGTTGGGTTGATCATTGCCGCTTTGCTCTCTTTGCCGCTTTCGCTGTTGCCGCCGCCTTTGGGTAACTTCCTGCCTGTGGTGGTCGCTGTTCTTTTCGGCTACGTGGGCGTGGCGGTGATGATTATGCGCGAGCGCGATTTGGCGGCGACAGTGCGCACCCGCTTTTTGGGCGATCGTGGCAAACGCTACGTTCTGCTCGATACCAGCGTGATTATTGACGGGCGTATTGCTGATATTACGCGCACAGGATTTATTGATGCCACATTGCTTGTGCCGCGGTTCGTGCTCAATGAGTTGCAGCATATCGCCGATTCGCCCGACCCTTTGCGCCGCAAGCGTGGGCGGCGTGGGTTGGAGATGTTGAACAAGATGATGCAAGAATCATCGGTGCCGATTGAAATTACCGATGAGGATGTCCCCGATTTGACCGAAGTGGACAGCAAACTTGTGGCGCTGGCGCAACGGTTGGGGGCGGCTATCATCACCAACGATTACAACCTCAATCGTGTCGCGGCGGTGCAGGGCGTGCGTGTGCTCAATATCAACGAACTTGCCAACGCATTGCGCCCGGTGGTGATTCCCGGTGAGACGATTACCGTCACGCTTATTCAGGAAGGAAAAGAGCCCGGCCAGGGGGTTGGCTATCTCGATGATGGCACGATGGTGGTGGTCGAAAATGGGCGTGACTTCATTGGCCAGACGGTTGATGTGGTCGTCACCCGCATGTTGCAAACGGTGGCCGGACGCATGATTTTTGCCCAAGTTCCCGAACCGCATACACAACCCAATCCCTGA
- the xseA gene encoding exodeoxyribonuclease VII large subunit, whose product MQWTPWSVSELTTYISTLFDEDEFLQNVLVRGEVSNWSRASSGHCYFTIKDADAQLKCVMWKTAAARLLFDPMDGDEVIVWGRVGVYATRGLYQLYAEGLQPVGQGALYAQFDALKRRLEAEGLFDAARKRPLPRYPRRIGVVTSLQAAALRDILNVLRRRYPLAEIIISPTLVQGDEAPPQIVEALRRLYREDVDVILLARGGGSIEELWAFNDERVVRTVAESPVPLITGVGHETDFTLVDFAADCRAPTPSAAAEMATPNSEDVLADVQRIRQALTTLVRQRLTHWQRDVEHAWQRLDSLTPEHHVQRLHNEVAAHRRRLADLTQNRLHLLHMQLQSAHAQLRALDPHAVLQRGYAMVRNERTGRFVHSIHDVLPGDQLQIHVADGTIHAIIPPKEETDHDGDAAHL is encoded by the coding sequence ATGCAATGGACACCCTGGTCGGTGAGTGAACTGACAACCTACATCAGCACGCTTTTCGACGAAGACGAGTTCCTCCAAAACGTGCTGGTACGTGGTGAAGTCTCAAATTGGTCGCGGGCGTCATCCGGGCATTGCTACTTCACGATCAAAGACGCTGACGCCCAACTGAAATGCGTCATGTGGAAAACGGCCGCCGCCCGCTTGCTTTTCGACCCGATGGATGGCGATGAAGTGATTGTGTGGGGGCGGGTTGGGGTCTATGCCACACGCGGCCTCTATCAACTTTACGCCGAAGGGTTGCAACCTGTGGGGCAAGGCGCGCTCTACGCACAATTCGACGCGCTCAAACGCCGTCTTGAAGCCGAAGGGCTGTTTGACGCCGCGCGCAAACGCCCCCTGCCGCGCTATCCGCGCCGTATCGGTGTGGTGACTTCGTTGCAAGCCGCCGCCCTGCGCGATATTTTGAACGTCTTGCGCCGCCGCTACCCACTTGCTGAAATCATCATCAGCCCCACGCTCGTGCAGGGGGACGAAGCGCCGCCACAAATCGTAGAAGCCTTACGTCGCCTCTACCGTGAGGATGTGGATGTGATTCTCCTCGCACGTGGCGGTGGTTCCATCGAAGAACTCTGGGCGTTCAATGATGAGCGCGTGGTGCGTACCGTCGCTGAAAGCCCTGTCCCGCTGATTACCGGCGTCGGGCACGAAACCGACTTCACCCTTGTGGATTTCGCCGCCGACTGTCGCGCGCCCACCCCATCCGCCGCCGCTGAGATGGCGACGCCCAACTCCGAGGACGTGCTGGCGGATGTGCAACGCATACGGCAAGCGCTCACAACGCTTGTCAGGCAACGCCTCACCCACTGGCAACGGGATGTTGAGCACGCATGGCAACGTCTGGACAGCCTCACACCTGAACATCATGTTCAACGCCTGCATAACGAGGTCGCCGCCCACCGCCGCCGCCTCGCCGACCTGACGCAAAATCGCTTGCACCTTCTGCACATGCAATTACAGAGCGCACACGCCCAATTGCGCGCACTTGACCCGCACGCGGTCTTACAACGGGGCTACGCCATGGTGCGCAATGAACGCACCGGGCGCTTTGTGCATTCCATTCACGATGTTCTGCCAGGCGACCAGTTGCAAATTCACGTCGCTGATGGCACCATTCACGCGATCATCCCGCCGAAGGAGGAAACAGACCATGACGGAGACGCCGCGCACCTTTGA